From a single Ochotona princeps isolate mOchPri1 chromosome 12, mOchPri1.hap1, whole genome shotgun sequence genomic region:
- the PCDH20 gene encoding protocadherin-20: MRGRGNAPSLRTLAVSWRPATWHLRLDMGRLHRPRSSADHRNLPHLFLFLLFVGPFNCLASYSRATELLYSLNEGLPAGVLIGSLAEDLRLVPRAAGRQDQRSQQSDRTRAEWNPPLSFSLASGGLSGQYVTLDNRSGELHTSAQEIDREALCLEGGGEAAWGGSVSIFSSPSSDSCLLLLDVLVLPQEYFRFVKVKIAIRDINDNAPKFPVSQISVWVPENAPVNTRLAIEHPAVDPDIGMNGVQTYRLLDYHGMFTLDVEENENGERTPYLIVMGSLDRETQDHYVSIIIAEDGGSPPLMGSATLTIGISDVNDNCPLFMDSQINVTIYGNATVGTPIAAVQAVDRDLGTNAQITYSYSQKVPQASKDLFHLDETTGVIKLFSKIGGGVLQTHKLTILANGPGCIPAVITALVSIIKVTLRPPEIVPRYIANEIDGVVYLKELEPINTPVAFFTIRDPEGKQKVNCYLDGEGPFRLSPYKPYNNEYLLETTKPMDYELQRFYEIAVVAWNSEGFHAKRIIKVQLLDDNDNAPVFLQPLIELTIEENNPPNAFLTKLYATDADSGERGQVLYFLGPDAPSYFSLDNVTGILTVSTQLDREEKEKYRYTVRAVDCGKPPKESVATVALTVLDKNDNSPRFINKDFSFFVPENFPGYGEIGVISVTDADAGRNGWVALSVVNQSDIFVIDTGKGMLRAKVSLDREQQSSYTLWVEAVDGGEPALSSTTKITILLLDINDNPPLVLFPQSNMSYLLVLPSTLPGSPVTEVYAVDKDTGMNAVIAYSIIGRRGPRPESFRIDPKTGNITLEEALLQTDYGLHRLLVKVSDHGYPEPLHSTVMVNLFVNDTVSNESYIESLLRKEPEINIEEKEPQISIEPTHRKVELVSCVPTLVALSVISLGSITLVTGMGIYICLRKEKKPHREDDNLEVQIPLKGKIDLHMRERKPMDISNI, translated from the coding sequence catctatttctgtttctcctcttcgtCGGACCCTTCAATTGCCTTGCGAGTTACAGTCGCGCCACGGAGCTTCTGTACAGCCTGAACGAGGGACTGCCTGCCGGAGTGCTCATCGGCAGCCTGGCTGAGGACCTGCGGCTGGTGCCCCGGGCTGCAGGCAGACAGGATCAGCGTTCCCAACAGTCTGATCGCACCAGAGCTGAGTGGAATCCGCCGCTCTCTTTCAGCCTGGCCTCTGGGGGACTGAGCGGCCAGTATGTGACTCTAGACAACCGCTCAGGGGAGCTGCACACTTCTGCCCAAGAGATCGACAGGGAGGCCCTGTGTCTTGAAGGAGGTGGAGAGGCTGCCTGGGGTGGCAGCGTTTccatcttttcctctccttcttctgATTCCTGCCTTTTACTTCTGGATGTGCTGGTCCTGCCTCAGGAATACTTTAGGTTTGTGAAGGTGAAAATCGCTATCAGGGACATCAATGACAATGCCCCTAAGTTTCCTGTCTCCCAAATATCTGTCTGGGTCCCTGAAAATGCACCTGTGAACACCCGGCTGGCCATAGAGCACCCAGCTGTGGACCCAGACATAGGGATGAATGGGGTACAAACCTATCGCTTACTGGACTACCATGGCATGTTCACCCTGGATGTTGAGGAGAATGAGAATGGGGAGCGCACCCCCTACTTAATTGTCATGGGCTCTTTGGACAGAGAAACCCAAGATCATTATGTGAGCATCATCATTGCAGAGGATGGTGGGTCACCACCACTGATGGGCAGTGCCACCCTCACCATCGGCATTAGTGACGTTAATGATAATTGCCCTCTCTTCATGGACTCACAAATTAATGTTACCATCTATGGGAATGCTACAGTTGGTACCCCTATTGCAGCTGTCCAGGCTGTAGATAGAGACTTGGGGACCAATGCCCAGATCACCTACTCTTACAGCCAGAAAGTTCCACAAGCATCCAAGGATTTATTCCACCTGGATGAAACCACCGGAGTCATAAAGCTTTTTAGTAAGATTGGGGGAGGCGTTCTACAAACACACAAGCTCACCATTCTTGCTAATGGACCAGGCTGTATCCCTGCTGTGATCACTGCTCTTGTATCCATTATCAAAGTCACTCTCAGGCCACCTGAAATTGTTCCTCGTTACATAGCAAATGAGATAGATGGTGTTGTCTACTTGAAAGAACTGGAACCCATCAACACTCCAGTTGCATTTTTCACCATCAGAGATCCAGAAGGTAAACAAAAGGTCAACTGCTACCTGGATGGTGAAGGACCGTTTAGATTATCACCCTACAAACCATACAATAATGAATATTTGCTAGAGACTACCAAACCTATGGACTATGAGCTCCAGCGGTTCTATGAAATAGCTGTTGTGGCCTGGAATTCTGAAGGATTTCATGCCAAGAGAATCATTAAAGTGCAGCTGTTAGATGACAATGACAATGCTCCTGTTTTCCTTCAACCCTTGATAGAACTAACCATTGAAGAAAACAACCCACCCAACGCCTTTTTGACTAAGCTGTATGCTACCGATGCTGACAGTGGCGAGAGAGGGCAAGTTTTGTATTTTCTTGGACCTGACGCTCCATCATATTTTTCCTTAGACAATGTCACAGGAATTCTGACAGTTTCAACTCAGCTGGAccgagaagagaaagaaaaatataggtACACGGTCAGAGCTGTAGACTGTGGAAAGCCTCCCAAGGAGTCTGTAGCCACTGTGGCTCTCACAGTGTTGGATAAAAACGACAATAGCCCTAGGTTTATTAACAAGGACTTCAGCTTTTTCGTGCCTGAAAATTTTCCAGGATATGGTGAGATTGGGGTGATTAGTGTAACAGATGCAGATGCTGGGCGAAATGGATGGGTGGCCCTCTCAGTGGTCAACCAGAGTGATATTTTTGTTATCGATACAGGGAAGGGTATGTTGAGAGCAAAAGTCTCTTTGGACCGAGAGCAGCAAAGCTCCTATACCTTATGGGTTGAAGCTGTTGATGGGGGTGAGCCTGCCCTCTCCTCCACTACAAAAATCACCATTCTCCTTCTAGATATCAATGACAATCCTCCTCTTGTTTTATTTCCTCAATCTAATATGTCCTATCTGCTGGTACTGCCGTCTACTCTGCCTGGCTCCCCAGTAACAGAGGTCTATGCTGTTGATAAAGACACAGGCATGAATGCTGTCATAGCTTACAGCATCATAGGCAGAAGAGGACCCAGGCCTGAGTCCTTTCGGATTGACCCTAAAACTGGCAACATCACTTTGGAAGAGGCCTTGCTACAGACGGATTACGGACTCCATCGCTTGTTAGTGAAAGTGAGTGACCATGGCTACCCTGAGCCTCTCCACTCCACAGTCATGGTAAACCTGTTTGTCAACGACACTGTCAGTAACGAGAGCTACATTGAGAGTCTGTTAAGAAAGGAACCAGAAATTAATATAGAGGAGAAAGAACCACAAATTTCCATAGAACCGACACACAGGAAGGTAGAATTGGTGTCCTGTGTGCCCACCCTAGTAGCTCTGTCAGTGATAAGCCTGGGTTCCATCACACTTGTGACAGGCATGGGCATATATATCTGcttaaggaaagagaaaaagcctCACAGGGAAGATGACAATTTGGAAGTACAAATTCCACTAAAAGGAAAAATTGACTTGCATATGAGGGAGAGGAAACCAATGGATATTTCCAACATTTGA